From the genome of candidate division WOR-3 bacterium:
TTTTATGAAGTCCAGCTCTTCTTTATTCACATTTGTCTGGTCCTTCAACATCGCGAGGTATTGTTTCTTTATTCTGATGCGCGGCGTGGTTTCATCCTGCAGGCTGGCGCACAATTTATTGTCGTGCCAGCGGATGATGAAATCGGGTGAGACATAGCCCAGCGGAACATTCGAATATCTCCAGCCTGGTTTTGGATCCAGCTTCATGATGGTGTTTCTCGCTTCCTGAAAACGTTTTTCATCAATATTCAATCTCTTCATTATCTCTGCGGGATGGTTCACCTTGAGTTCTTTTAAATAGTCCTTAACCAGAATATATTCGATGGAGTCCCTGCCGTAACCTTTATGCTCCAGTTGAATGAGAAGCGGTTCCTTTGCTTCACGCCAGGCGCAGCCGATGGGCTCAAAGTGCTGAATTTTTTTGATTATTCTCACCACATCCTCGACGGCGTATTCATCGCCGCTGAGTTCCTCGGGTGTGGCGGCGAGATAGCCGTCCTCCTCGATGTTGGAGATGATCAGTTCCGCGATATCCAGGTCCTTACCGGTGAATTCGTTTTTCGCCTGCTTCATCAAAATGTCGTATAACCGTTCTCCTTCAGCAGGTACATTATCCAGGGCGTCGAATTGATTTTCATCCGAGGTGTAGACGATATTTATCTCCTCTGAAAAGAGTTCGGGGATACTGAGTTCGTTGTCTTCTTTTTCCTGCTCTTTTTTCTCCTGAGCGGTTTCCGAGGGATTTGTCTCTTCGTTCTCTTCACCGGCTTCGGGCGGTGTCTCTTCAAGGAGGGGATTCGATTCCAGCTCATGTCGGATATATGTTTCAAGTTCGACATTGGGGAGTTCGATGAGTTTCAGATAATAGACCAATGTCGGCAGAAGATACTGTTTTAATTCCGGCTTGTGCTGCAGTTCATGCTTTCGTTTGTTCATACTCATCTTATTATAACGGGAAAGTGTCTTGATGTCAAGTTATCCCACTACCTAATGGGATGGGGATAAATTTTTATTCAAGCACAAGGATGGTCACCGCCGGAGAGTGGAGTTTCAGATTTTTTTCGGTCACGGCAGAGGCGGTTATTTTGTGTTCACCCGGAACCAGTCGCCAGGTGATGGAATAAGGGGATGCGGCTGACCCCACCTTTTCATTATCGACGAACCAGGTGACTTCTTTAAGTTTATGAGAGGTGCGGACTCTAAATCTAAGTGACTGATATTCTTTCCTGAGAACAGGGTCGATCTTAAAGATGTCTCCGTCATCGGGAAAGGAAATTGTAAATTCCCGGTCTTCTTCTTTTGAGACCTCAAGATATCCGACCGCACTATCGGCGATGACGCCTTCATTATGAATCCGGCATGAGTCGGTCGGTTCGGTTCCTTTTATGAATATTTCAGACATTCTGTTCTTACAGTATTCTGCCGCAAGCCTGCCTGAGACCGCACAGATCTCTTTGAACACGATATTTTTGGGCTTCGGTATTCTGCGTGGCGGTTCTTTTCGGTGGAGTGTAAGTATGATGTCCCTGAAGATCGGTCCCGCACCGGTGATACCGGAGACATGGTGCATGGGACTGCCGTCGAAATTCCCCACCCAGACGCCGACCAGATATTTATCAGTGAATCCCACACACCAGTTATCCCGGAAATCTTTGGAAGTGCCGGTCTTCGCCGCGCAGAAAAAAGGAAAATTCAGGGAACTGTATTCGCCGAATGCAGGGCTGCGGGCGCTGTTGTCACTCAGTATATCAGAGATGATGTACGCTATCTCCGGTGAAAAGACCCTTTCGGGCTCGGCTTCTGGTTTGTATCTTTGTCCGTCGATACTCAGAAGCGCGCGGGTCTTCAGATAAACTCCGTTGCGGCTGAAGACCGAATAGGCACGCGTCAATTCGAGGAGTGTCACCTCGCCGTTTCCAAGCGTCAATCCCACGCCGTAGTACAGAGGTGATTTTTTGAGATTTTTGAACCCCAGTTTTTTGAGCCGCTCCAGCAGTCTTGCTGCACCGAACTCTCCGCAGACCCGGACCGCGGGGATGTTATAAGAACAGGCGAGGGCGGTGCGCAGTCTGACCATGCCGTGGTATTTTTCGTCATAATTGCGCGGCGTGTAATCGCCGCCGGCAGTGGTTTCATAAGTGGGCAGGTCGGGGATGAGCGTCGCCGCGGTGGCTCCGTTTTCAAGGGCGATTGCATAGGTGAACGGTTTTACAGCTGAACCGGGTTGCCTGAGGGCGCGGACTCCGTCGACCTCTCCGCAGATCAGGGGATTGAAAAAGTCGACCGAGCCGACATACGCCAGTATCTCCATTGTTCTGTTGTCGATGACCATCGCCGCTGCATTCGTGACATTTGCGTCGGTTAATCTTTTTATGTTATTCTTCAGGATCTGTTCTATGGTTTGCTGGATATGCAGGTCCAGCGTGGTCTTCACGACAGCCGGGTCAGGATATCCTTTCTGGATTAACTCTGTACGGATGTATTCACAAAAATGCGGAGCGGAAAAATTGTATTCTTCAGGCACCAGGTCTATCGGCTGGCTCAGGGCATCGGCGTAGGTCAGTGAGTCGATGATACCGGTGGTGTACATACGGCGTAAGTTTTTAAGGTATTCGTTCTTTATCCGTTGCGGGTATCGGTAAGGATCGAAATAAGAAGGAGCCTTCGGCAGTACGCTGAGATAAGCGGCTTCTGCAGGCGACAGATCCCGCGCCGGTTTTCGGAAGTAGAGATGAGAAGCGGCTTCCACGCCGTAAGTCTGGTTACCGTATGGTGCATAATTGAAGTAGAGTTCAAGTATCTCTTCTTTTGTCAACTTCAGTTCGATGTTGATTGCAAGGAACGTCTCGATAAGTTTATAGAATATATTGCGTTTCGGAGAGCGGAGAAGCGCCCGCGCGAGTTGCTGGGTGATTGTTGAACCTCCTGCGACGATCTTTCGTGCTTTGATGTTCTGGATGATCGCCCTGATGATTCCTATAGGGTCGACTCCCCGGTGATAAAAGAACCGTTTGTCTTCGTTGACGAGCGTCGCTTTGACAAGCCACGGCGATATCTGTTCGAGCCGACAATAACGGCTTGTCGCATCTTCGCGTGAGAGATATTCACGCAGCAGTTCGTTGTTCCTATCCAGGATTCTGAGAGAGGGGATTTTCCTGGTGTGTAACAGTTGATTTCGCGTGGGAAAGATCAAACCGATGACCAGCGGCAGGGAGATGAGCAGTGAAATCGATATTATTCGGCGTGTGGACATTATCTTTTTTAAAAAAGAACTAAATATTTATCGAGCCGAAAATTTCTTCAATCTCTTCTTTATCCACCGGTCCGACTGCGGCGATGGTATAATTCTGAGGGGTGAGATAATCTTTGATCAGTTCATTGATTTTTTTCTCATTGATGGATTTAAGATGGTTGATGATACTGTCGATTGAATTTATTTTCTTCAATTGAATCATCTCTCTGCCGAAACGGAGCATTCGGTTGGTCGAACTTTCAAGACTCAACAGGAGATTACCGGAAAGATATGTCTTGGCGAGTTCTATCTCATCCCTGCGGAAACCGTTCTTATGGATATCACTGAAGATTCGTTTCAGTTGTTTCGCGACAGCGGGAAGATTCTTTTTGTCGCAGGTAAAATAGAATCCGGAGACACCGCAGTCGCTGTAGAGGTCGATGAATGACTGGACATTATACACGAGCCCTTCTTTTTCCCTCAACGCCTGGAACAGGCGTGAGGACATCCCTCCGCCGAACGCCGCATTGAGAATTGAAAAACAATAGCGCAGCGGAGAACTGTATTCAACACCCGGTATTCCGAAAACGCAGTGCACCTGTGATATTTCGTTTTTCCGCTGGATGATTATCCTGCGCATATTCGTTTGAGGTTTTGTACGGTTCGTCTCACCGCAGTTGAGGTGGCTGAATTTGGATTTCGCCAGTTCGACAAACTCCGGGTATTTGAAATTACCGCTTATTGCGATGACAATCTCTTTTTTGAGCAGAGCCCGGTAGAACTCTTTTGTCTTCTTTGAATCAATCCTTTTTACGGTCTCTTCTGACCCGGCGATCGGCAGTCCCATAGGGTGGTCGGGAAAGAGCCCTTTGAAAAGAAGGTCGAATACATAGTCACTGGGGTCCTCATTGTTTGATTTTATCTCCTCGAGGATGACCGATTTTTCTTTTATCAGTTCTTTTTCCGCGATCTCTGATTCGAGCAGCAGTTCGGAAATCAGATTGAAGACGTCGGCGATGTGTTCAGAGAGGAACTTCGTGACGATGATCAGATTTTCCTTTGTCGTATATGCATCAAAAGAGCCTCCCAGTCCTTCGATAAACTTGACGATATCAAGGGAAGA
Proteins encoded in this window:
- the rpoN gene encoding RNA polymerase sigma-54 factor, which produces MSMNKRKHELQHKPELKQYLLPTLVYYLKLIELPNVELETYIRHELESNPLLEETPPEAGEENEETNPSETAQEKKEQEKEDNELSIPELFSEEINIVYTSDENQFDALDNVPAEGERLYDILMKQAKNEFTGKDLDIAELIISNIEEDGYLAATPEELSGDEYAVEDVVRIIKKIQHFEPIGCAWREAKEPLLIQLEHKGYGRDSIEYILVKDYLKELKVNHPAEIMKRLNIDEKRFQEARNTIMKLDPKPGWRYSNVPLGYVSPDFIIRWHDNKLCASLQDETTPRIRIKKQYLAMLKDQTNVNKEELDFIKQRMRSAQNLIIAIEQRRKTLTRIINGILEYQREFFEKGDNYLKPMTMTEFAKRLDVNPSTISRALANKYLESPRGIHKLKFFFTAAVGHTDKRIIYKKIKEIIENEDKSSPLSDTQIAKKLSRQGIIISRRTISKYRDILGIPAHQFRRK
- the pbpC gene encoding penicillin-binding protein 1C; protein product: MSTRRIISISLLISLPLVIGLIFPTRNQLLHTRKIPSLRILDRNNELLREYLSREDATSRYCRLEQISPWLVKATLVNEDKRFFYHRGVDPIGIIRAIIQNIKARKIVAGGSTITQQLARALLRSPKRNIFYKLIETFLAINIELKLTKEEILELYFNYAPYGNQTYGVEAASHLYFRKPARDLSPAEAAYLSVLPKAPSYFDPYRYPQRIKNEYLKNLRRMYTTGIIDSLTYADALSQPIDLVPEEYNFSAPHFCEYIRTELIQKGYPDPAVVKTTLDLHIQQTIEQILKNNIKRLTDANVTNAAAMVIDNRTMEILAYVGSVDFFNPLICGEVDGVRALRQPGSAVKPFTYAIALENGATAATLIPDLPTYETTAGGDYTPRNYDEKYHGMVRLRTALACSYNIPAVRVCGEFGAARLLERLKKLGFKNLKKSPLYYGVGLTLGNGEVTLLELTRAYSVFSRNGVYLKTRALLSIDGQRYKPEAEPERVFSPEIAYIISDILSDNSARSPAFGEYSSLNFPFFCAAKTGTSKDFRDNWCVGFTDKYLVGVWVGNFDGSPMHHVSGITGAGPIFRDIILTLHRKEPPRRIPKPKNIVFKEICAVSGRLAAEYCKNRMSEIFIKGTEPTDSCRIHNEGVIADSAVGYLEVSKEEDREFTISFPDDGDIFKIDPVLRKEYQSLRFRVRTSHKLKEVTWFVDNEKVGSAASPYSITWRLVPGEHKITASAVTEKNLKLHSPAVTILVLE
- a CDS encoding insulinase family protein, whose amino-acid sequence is SSLDIVKFIEGLGGSFDAYTTKENLIIVTKFLSEHIADVFNLISELLLESEIAEKELIKEKSVILEEIKSNNEDPSDYVFDLLFKGLFPDHPMGLPIAGSEETVKRIDSKKTKEFYRALLKKEIVIAISGNFKYPEFVELAKSKFSHLNCGETNRTKPQTNMRRIIIQRKNEISQVHCVFGIPGVEYSSPLRYCFSILNAAFGGGMSSRLFQALREKEGLVYNVQSFIDLYSDCGVSGFYFTCDKKNLPAVAKQLKRIFSDIHKNGFRRDEIELAKTYLSGNLLLSLESSTNRMLRFGREMIQLKKINSIDSIINHLKSINEKKINELIKDYLTPQNYTIAAVGPVDKEEIEEIFGSINI